In Grus americana isolate bGruAme1 chromosome 26, bGruAme1.mat, whole genome shotgun sequence, a single window of DNA contains:
- the PRNP gene encoding major prion protein homolog, with amino-acid sequence MARLLVTCCLVALLLGAWTDVAFSKKGKGKPSGGGWGTGSHRQPSYPRQPGYPQNPSYPHNPGYPHNPGYPHNPGYPHNPGWGQGYNPSSGGSYHNQKPWKPPKSKTNFKHVAGAAAAGAVVGGLGGYAMGRVMSGMHYRFDSPDEYRWWNENSARYPNQVYYRDYSSPVSQDVFVADCFNITVTEYNIGPAVKKNVSEAGAAVNQTETELETKVVTKVIREMCIQQYREYRLASGIRLHLADASLAALLLLTLFAMQ; translated from the coding sequence ATGGCCAGGCTCCTCGTCACCTGCTGCCTGGTGGCCCTGCTCCTCGGCGCCTGGACCGACGTCGCCTTCTCCAAGaagggcaaaggcaaacccagcGGAGGTGGTTGGGGCACCGGGAGCCACCGCCAGCCCAGCTACCCCCGCCAGCCTGGCTACCCCCAAAATCCCAGCTACCCCCATAATCCGGGGTACCCCCACAACCCTGGCTATCCCCACAACCCTGGCTATCCCCACAACCCGGGGTGGGGACAGGGTTACAACCCATCCAGTGGAGGAAGCTACCACAACCAAAAGCCGTGGAAACCCCCCAAATCCAAGACCAACTTCAAGCACGTGGCcggggcggcagcagcgggTGCCGTggtgggaggtttggggggttACGCCATGGGACGCGTCATGTCGGGGATGCACTATCGCTTCGACAGCCCCGATGAGTACCGCTGGTGGAACGAAAATTCGGCGCGTTACCCCAACCAGGTTTACTACCGGGATTACAGCAGCCCCGTCTCGCAGGACGTCTTCGTCGCCGACTGCTTTAACATCACGGTGACCGAATACAACATCGGACCCGCCGTCAAGAAGAACGTGTCTGAGGCCGGTGCAGCGGTCAACCAGACGGAGACGGAGCTGGAGACCAAGGTGGTGACGAAGGTGATCCGGGAGATGTGCATCCAGCAGTACCGCGAGTACCGCCTGGCCTCCGGCATCCGGCTGCACCTCGCCGACGCCTCCCTcgccgccctcctcctcctcaccctctTCGCCATGCAGTGA